In Oncorhynchus kisutch isolate 150728-3 unplaced genomic scaffold, Okis_V2 scaffold1229, whole genome shotgun sequence, the DNA window AGCACTGATCTGAGAAGATAGTATCTATATAGGTGAAAGCAATATAGTGGAGGCCCGCAGAGAGATGTGCTTTTACCTGTCCAGTGCAATCAAATCACTAAAGGTGAAGGAAATTAGGGATCAAGTTCAGATTCAACTTTAGATTTCTCTTTGCGGTTTCCCAGAGTCTTCTCAGACACCCGGGTGTGGTTTCCGGGAAAGGGATCTATCATTGAGCAGCTGGAGAAGGAGGCTCAGAGGACTCTTATGCCTTCTCTCAAGATTGAGACATGCTGTGCCccaatcctcctctccttcctgaggAGTCTAACTGATGAGCAAGTCCCATGTCTTTTTCCAACCTCACATAAAACAACTCTGAATTATAGTCATAGTGCACCTTCTAACCACAAATGGGATTTTAGACACTACACCTAACATCACTGTAACCACACCCCTAACTCTTCCTGTAAATCAAGAACAAAATGTCACATGTACTTGCTAATAGCTTAATTAAATACACTTTTATTTTCCCTAACATGGCTATCTAGTGACTCCACTAACTCAATACCAGTGTGCAGGTAAAATATGTttcctttcttttcttttctctagCCAATGGAGAGTGATTCAGCATGGCATGAAAAATAACGTAAGTCTCTCCACataaggttctggtcaaaagttgtgcgctatatagggaatggtgTCATGGAATTGCTTGATTGACAAAAACATTACTCTGTTTGTTGGCCATAGCTCACATTCGAGCAGCTCTCCATGCTGTGTCTGAAGATTGTTAAAGTCGTGACCCAGACAGCCCTCCGCATTCTCCTACCAGCGCTAGCTCGTATCATGGGGGTGAACCTGAGGAGTGGGGCAACCTCCCCAGAATCCCAGTGCTCTCTGACAGGGTCTGAGGATTCCTTAGGCAgtctggatgagagagagaaaaggctgcTGACCAGTGAGATGAACTACTGGactaaggagaggaggaggaatggcagTGCAGGGTGCCGCCATAAATCCACTCGCAGAACCTCATCACCATGCTGTTCGCCTAAGAGGTAGTTCACAGCAATATTTCAACTTAATAATTGCAAGACCTGACCCATACTTATCATAAATTATTAACTTGGAATTCACACCTTGTAGTTTTAAGTTCTGGTCAGAAATGTTGCCACTGAGTGGGTGGGTCCAGGTGAAAGTCATTTTTAACTGGGTAAGCCATTAAGTCATCTATGAATAAATAGATCAGGTACATGCCTTTCAGAATTAATCATATTCTGATGTCGTACAAACATAAAAATCAGGCAAAAAATCATGTCAGTTGGCTTTAGGCTTCTAGAACTACGGTGGTATGAGAAGTAAAGGAGGCAGTTGGATGGCATAAGTGGTGATTGTTGTGTTTATCTTCAAGGTCCCAGACCTCATTGCAGAGCTTGCCTGCAACTAGAGAGGCTCCCCTCATGGAGGAGCCTCTAAAGGCTCTTTTTGGGGTAACGGAAGAGAGCCTCCTGATATCCCTGGTTGAGGGTCACTCCAACCccacctcctccagctcctccgatTTGAGCTGTGCTATCGTGGAGAGAGGTAGTACACCAGCTTAACTCTGGCCTCTCAGTGGCCATTCAGGCCAGCTCGGGGAATTGCCCCCCTATGGACAGTCAGGACATAGCAGCAGGCAAGGAAGTCATTCGGGTAGTCTCGGTGCAGATCCTGGCCGAGCTACAGAGCCAAACGTCTGAGCCAGAGTGGGTAGGGTTTATCGAGCCCCTCATGGACCCTGTGACCGATGATGTGCTGGATGCCATTGTCGGCACAATGGACAAAATGGCACAGGACTTCAACATCCTATTGGATCTGGCCAAGAAGATGACAATCTTGGGGTCTAAATTTCTGACCAATCTTCAATGTGACCTTGATGTTGAGTGTCCATCTGGGAAAGAAGGGACCACTCACTTTCTCAAAGAGACTGGATCCTCTACCAGTGTGGTGGCCAGAAAGATTCAGACCCTCTCTAGCCCCGACTTTCAGTCTAAAGCCCTGAAGGCGGTGAGCACCATCCTTACAAGGAAAGTCAGCAGCTCTTCTGGCATGGCTCCTTCCTCTAGGCCTTCTAGTGCTGCTCCTAGCCTTACTGAAGCTCCCCTGAATACCAGCTGCATAGCCCTGACACCTGTAACCTCCACTGCCACAGTGATTGTTAAGGCATTTGTGGGAGGCATGGAGACGATAGCATCATTTGAAGGCACATGTGAAGCAGTTGATTGGCCAGTTCCTGTAAATGACCACAAAACAGGATCTTCACAGATGATAACCTTCTCTCTAGCCCGCACACTCTACGGCCGTATACGAGCAAAGCTGAGGGACCTTTTAACTCTATCCGCTCGAGAAGAAGTTGTGGCTAAGGATGCTTCTCTTCAGGAGTCTTCAGACACCCTGGAAAAGGCAACTGTTTCAACTGTTGAGGTCCAGTTACCCAGCACCGAACTTAGTAGAGTTCCCAGTGAGAGCCAACCaataccagctctctgtctctccaatcTGGATACCAGTACTCAAGAAGTTCTTAGCAGTGTTTTTTCCAtctacaagtcagagttatcaaaaGTGGAGAGTAAATCCTTGGCCGTTGTCAGTTCATCTGATGAGTCCCTAGAGGCTTGTTGGTTTGTTGATAGTGTCCTATCAAAGCTCGATGACTATACTATTTCCCAGTCACCCTCACCCAATGAAGACTTGAGCGTGAGTACTCAATATTCTCAACTGAGCTCAGAAGAGAGTGTCAGAATCACAGAGTCCTCTCCTAGTCTGATTCAGAGCATTAAGAAGCTCTCTAGCAATGACTTCCAGACTCAGGCAGAAGAGGCAGTGAGTAAAGTGCTGATGAGATCCAGTCATTCCTTTATCACACAGATCAGCCATACTGGTCTTCAGAAAAGTCTGCAGGCTGGCTTATCATCTAGCTCACCATCAGAGATCCATGTCCTTTCAGAATCCATGTCCTCCATGTCCTCTGAGAATACAGCCTCTGGATTAGTGGAAACCTTTGTCAAAGGAATGGCGACTATTTTCCAGAAAAATGAGTCCACTGACACTGTGCTACTGGAAAGAAGTGGGAGAGTTTCGCAGTGCTCCCACGGGGGCTCCCAACTGGATGATACTGAATTGAGTGTTAAAATATCAGAGGAGAAGCTTTGGTCAACAGCTAAGACCATCTGCGTCAGTATGAAGAACACACTTAAGGATTTCTTCACAGGGCTGAAGCCACCCGGATCCGAAAGGACAGAAAATGCTTCTTCCAAAGAGACCCTTGGGGAAATCCTGGTTGCTATCCAGAGTGAAATCTCAAACTTAGGGCGAATGAAGGATTCCAGGGAGCTCCTTCAGATCAATGATATGGTAGGAACTATGCTGAAGGAGGTTGAGAAAAGTGAGGATGACAGTGAACAAGTCTGCCAAGACATCCCTAGAACCTGTTCATCTTTGTCCACTTCTTTAAATGGTCGTAGTTCCTTGTCCAGCTCTTCAAAGAGTCCTAGGTCAGAGTGTGAGTTAGAGATCAACCTCCCTGGCACTCCCATCCCTGACGAAGTGCCTTTTGATCTGACCTGCCCCATCGTCAGGAGCTCCTGCATCGACACCAGGGTCTCTAAAATGCCAGAGATTTCTTCAAGTGACCTAAAGACAAAGATGATGGCACACACAGATGAACCCCTGCATCGTAACAGTCCAATGACTGACAGCAGTCGACCACCGAGTGCTAAAGCCTCTTTTCGATCCTCCACTCCGTCTTTCACCAGCAAGGGAACCTCTTTGGTACCAAAGGGAGATGGGATTGACattgaagagaaggaggagtgtatCCCCAGCAGCTCTGGCCATCTGAGGGAGCTCTTAATCATCCCGGACATCAGCAGTGCCATCTGCATTCCCACTGCAGTACTTGATGGACTCCAGCAAAGATGATGGCATCTGTTTGGTCAGCCATACTGGTGATAAGGTTGCTATCGGAGATCAGACCCTCAAGCCCTAGATGGACCCTCCCAACAGGTAGCAGATCTGACAGAAACATCTCAGCAACTCATCAGACAAGTCCTGTCTGAGTTCTGTGCTGCATCTAGATTCTCCAGGACACAGGCATATTCCCAGAACCTGAACATCCAAAGGGTGTTCAGAGGTGTACATAAAAACCTCATGGAGGAGTTTGGCTCTTATAACACCCTGCAAGCAGCTATTTCCtcccaggaccctgcatttgacaGAGTCCTGGTAAAGTCCTTGACCCAGCAGCTGGTACAGGGATGCAAGGAGGCGTCAAGACCAGCTTCTGCTGCAACAAACCCATCAGAccaggctgagacagagaggggggctgAGCAGAAAGCAAGAAGGAGCTTCCTTTGCTTTTCAATGACCAAACTCAGGATCAACTTCAAGGTATAGCAGGGAGTTAGCATttgtttttggttccagttaggtGCTGATGTTATTGATGTTATTGATATGATAAGACAAATACATGAGATAAATATGTTTTATTAATCACTAAATTGTTGCCTTGGATTCAgaagtgttccatttatttatttattctctgtACCATTTTCTTTACCTTTCTTCTGTTAGCGTTCCAAGAGAGGAAACAAAAAGGACTGCCATTCAGTCCAGGAACAGACTGAGATTCCCTCTACTGATGGACATTGCATAGGTAAGGACTTTAGAGCTCTGCTATAGCTTGTAGTTttgtttaggtgtgtgttagaAACATAGGTATGCCTACCAAACTCATAGCACTTTTATTTTTCAACATTACTatactgcatctctctctctcctctctctcttatcccatCCATTtctcttgtgtttctagctccagttGGAGAGgtttctccctccatatctcagcCTGTCAAAAAACGATCCTTGATTGTCAGGGTCTTTTCAGCAATGATGAAGCCATTCAGGCGCTTCAACAAGAAGAACCTGTAACCTGTTACGCTGCATGAGGAACTACTTTTGTAACAGCAAGACTTTTGACAAGAGGAATTTCTGCATGTCTACCCTTTCAaagtatatttgatcaaataaatggCAATGATTTTACAAGAATTTCAAGTGTTTTGGAAGATTAGTAAAACTGAAGCAGCTTTTCTCAGAGAAATGCACTAGTTCCCCCTTGGTTATACATTTATTGTGCAGTTTTTGAGTTGGCAGgacttggggcagcaggtagccttgtggttagagcgttgggccagtaactgaaaggttgctaggtcagatccctgagctaacaatgtaaaaatatgacgttctgctcctgaacaaggtagttaacccactgttcctaagctgtcattgtaaataagaatttgttctgaactgacttgtctaggaaaataaataaaataaccacAGCTTGACTCTAATACAATAGTTGCTGCATAGACTGTCAGATAACCAGATGTTGTCTATTAATTTAGTTTGATTGGTAAGAGCTTATTAGCAGCAAGGGGAAAACACATAGAGGAGAATTAGCTATCTGCAGCTAGATGTTTTCTATATGTTGAAAATATAAGGTCCaaaagttgacagtgtatgtcagagcaaaaaccaagccatgaggtcgaaggaattgtccatagagctcagagacatgattgtgtcaagacacagatctggggaagggtaccaaaacatttctgcaatattgaaggtccccaaggacacagtggcctccatcattcttaaacggaagaagtttggaaccaccaagactcttcctagagctggccgccaggccaaactgagcaatcgggggacaaGGGCAGTGCAGTGGAGCAGCAGTGCAGTGGAGTAGCTTCAACAGCCATAGGCCCAGGGATTGCACATCACATTCCATGATGCAATGCAGAATACGGCTTCACACAGAACAATCACCAAACCCATCAGATAACACTTAGCACAGCACAGCCAAACATCATGTATCACATGAAGAGGCATGTGTGTTctccagacgtgataccttgtcatggacctgctgtttcgatcttcgctctctctctcccccacctctctctttctctctctctctctctctccctctctctctctctctctccctctctctctctctctctctctctctctctaccacacctgctgtctcgacctctgactgttcggctatgaaaagccaactgataaTTACTccggaggtgctgacctgttgcaccctctataaccacgtTATTTTGTtgactgctggtcatctatgaagaaTGTTTGAACTACAGtacttgaagaacgatctggccttaatggccatgtacactttataatctccacctgcacagccagaagaggactagccacccctcagagcctggttcctatctaggtttcttcctaggttcctgtttttctagagagtttttcctagccaccgtgcttctaaatcTGTATTGCATGCTATTTAAGGATTTAAGCTGGGTGTCGGAATAAgcattttgtgacatctgctggtgtaaaaagggctttataaataaattgtactgattgattgatgattgattgtatgAAATGGAGTAGCATATATCCATCATGTAAAATGAACATTGAGCACTGTCTCCATGGAGTATAGCACTGCAGCCTTAGGCAATGTATATTTACGTGGTGCATAACATTATCTCATATCACATGCATGGCAAGACATGATTGATGTAATTAGATGCTCTGGAGAGATCCCACCCTCCTTCCCCAACACATGTAGAATGCTTAGAAACCACCAGAAACCTGTGAAATAGATCAACAGATGATGTTTTATCTCCTCTCAAGGTCTGTTGGTTTACATTATCTCAGAATCAGGAACTGTCATATCCCATGTGATATGTCAAAACAAGTTGATGCATGTGTTATCATGTTGCATtgggtttgtatttgtatttattgtggatcccctttagctgcagcagctactcttcatggggtccagTAAAAtgtaggcagttatacaattataAAAACATTCCtaaacattcacaacagatttcacaaaatCCATGTTCCTGTTTGATTTCGGGGTAGGCTGTCAACAGCATGTACTGTGACACTATGATATGTATTCTGATCAAGTCAACAATACTTCTAGGCATATCTGACGTCATGTATTTGATATCTTTATGTGAAGGTTAATGTCCATATTGACATCAGTTCATTGTGTTTGAGGACGGTTCACTGACGGGGTTTCGAGGGATACGATTAGATTAGACGAGTTTAACAGTTACAGAAGAGCTCAGTAGCCTATCAGAACAGCTGCAGTATCAGAGGCGCAGAGCCTTAATTAACGGGCTACACATAATGGCTGACGACAGCCAGGTAAGGTTAATTTTAGCCTACGTTTAACGAGCTTTACAGTTGTCCTAATTCCATCTTGTTCTAATGGCAAGTCTGCCTTAAGTGCAGAAACGATGGTTGATATTAGAAAATAAGTATGATTGGAAGTTTAGGCAAGTAATTCCAATTGGGGAATTGTTGTGGGATGTTAGCATAACATATTGTGCGTGTAGCATTCGTGCCATGGAGGATTGGGCAGGCCGGCAGGTTGCTACAGGATCCTAGTATCATGTATGTTATAGAGATCAGATCTGGCTGACTTTTTCACCTGAACTGCTCATTGGCTGTCCATAATGAGCCCAGCGAGCAGGATGTGTAGCTGGGCTCTGCAATAATTAGCTCCCAGAGCAATTACAAATACCTTTCGTTATTTTAAAAGTGTCATTACAACTAGCAACATGACAGGCAGTCACCTCTAAGCAGGACTCAGTAGAAACGCTATGTGTTGGATTTGTCCATGTCTCGCTAAATTAACCTAGCTACCAGAACAGATGTGGAGAATTTATACTACAGTTTTAAGGGATCTCTCTGAAGGTTTTAGATGATACAATGGTGCTTCGTCCTCTGGATGAAGAACCATACATCTCGGCTTGGTTTCATTGCATTATTATTTGGGGAACGTTGACATGCCATTTGTGTTGACGGATGGATGAAAATAATGTAATTATAGTATCGTTATACATAGGTTAGCAGACAAATCCGCATGATAGAACTGAGCCCTGCTCCATTTCAGCACCATGCCGTGGGCTCAGGTGCTGTCCAGACTCGAaacatttcagcaccatggcaCGGTCCCCTGACGCCAAGAAACGTGTCAGCACTATGCAGCGGACAGCTCCATAGTGCTGAAATAGTTCAAGCCCCCTAGAACATAATTGATTTTAAATTATTCTAGGTGCAAGTGGTTATAATTTATTGCATGTCCTAGTTTTGCAGTTTTGCAACCTCAGAATTATAGCTAATGGATGGCAGCGAGTTACGTTTTTGTGCATGGCGATGAATAAGGATGCTTGATAAACCATAAATTAAACGCAAAAACGTGCACTTACAAATATTTTCGTTTGGCAGAActttgacaagctatgatctgtTTTCTAATGACATTGACAGTTCATATAAACATTAGACTTAGGCCTAATTGTGACATCATGTGTGTATGACATCTTTGAAGAATGCCCTGGCTTGAGCCAATCGGTatcgagtattcaacaatgctttGGCATAATTCACTTCAGTTGTCTGCCGATGGTTCACTGATGTTTTTTCAAAGGAGGTATTAGTATTTCCTCTAAACAGCCTACAACAATAAGCTACACATCATGTCAGATGACAGCAAGGTATGGTTCATTTAGCCTATTTTGAGTTTAGAGGAGAAATTACTAACAATATAGTAGGTCACTACCAAAGCAATAGGTCTCACTGGTTTGATCCATGGACTGAAATCTGACCACTATTGCCGTTTTGTTTAAAATAGGAGCGAATAAGTTGTTTCACAAAGTCACAACCTAGGACTGATATTGACCTCTCATTTATCCACCAGAGCGTGAAATGGGAGGATCCCCCGGATGACCAAAATAAGGTTGTGGAGAATATGAAGGATGAAACAGAGACACATGAGACCAacaagaacaggacaggaggcaAGGTAAGACATATGCTGTCCTTTACACATGTTCTGCCTACTTAGACATCACTAAATCCTAGCCTTAAAGCATTAGGAGGAGACGCTACACTGACCTTAGATCTGCTATGAGACCTATAATCTGTTGTCATGTAGGCTAAACGTAAGTCCAGTGGCCGTGCCAAGAAGACTTCCGCGGAGGAGGACAGCAGCATTGGTGCAGGTCCGAGATTACTTCATGTTGGGTGCAGGTTGTGTTCAAATTCATCAGCACTGATCTGAGAAGATAGTATCTATATAGGTGAAAGCAATATAGTGGAGGCCCGCAGAGAAATGTGCTTTTACCTGTCCAGTGGAATCAAATCACTAAAGGTGAAGGAAATTAGGGATCAAGTTCAGATTCAACTTTAGATTTCTCTTTGCGGTTTCCCAGAGTCTTCTCAGACACCCGGGTGTGGTTTCCGGGAAAGGGGATCTATCATTGAGCAGCTGGAGAAGGAGGCTCAGAGGACTCTTATGCCTTCTCTCAAGATTGAGACATGCTGTGCCccaatcctcctctccttcctgaggAGTCTAACTGATGAGCAAGTCCCATGTCTTTTTCCAACCTCACATAAAACAACTCTGAATTTATAGTCATAGTGCACCTTCTAACCACAAATGGGATTTTAGACACTACACCTAACATCACTGTAACCACACCCCTAACTCTTCCTGTAAATCAAGAACAAAATGTCACATGTACTTGCTAATAGCTTAATTAAATACACTTTTATTTTCCCTAACATGGCTATCTAGTGACTCCACTAACTCAATACCAGTGTGCAGGTAAAATATGTttcctttcttttcttttctctagCCAATGGAGAGTGATTCAGCATGGCATGAAAAATAACGTAAGTCTCTCCACataaggttctggtcaaaagttgtgcgctatatagggaatggtgTCATGGAATTGCTTGATTGACAAAAACATTACTCTGTTTGTTGGCCATAGCTCACATTCGAGCAGCTCTCCATGCTGTGTCTGAAGATTGTTAAAGTCGTGACCCAGACAGCCCTCCGCATTCTCCTACCAGCGCTAGCTCGTATCATGGGGGTGAACCTGAGGAGTGGGGCAACCTCCCCAGAATCCCAGTGCTCTCTGACAGGGTCTGAGGATTCCTTAGGCAgtctggatgagagagagaaaaggctgcTGACCAGTGAGATGAACTACTGGactaaggagaggaggaggaatggcagTGCAGGGTGCCGCCATAAATCCACTCGCAGAACCTCATCACCATGCTGTTCGCCTAAGAGGTATGTTCACAGCAATATTTCAACTTAATAATTGCAAGACCTGACCCATACTTATCATAAATTATTAACTTGGAATTCACACCTTGTAGTTTTAAGTTCTGGTCAGAAATGTTGCCACTGAGTGGGTGGGTCCAGGTGAAAGTCATTTTTAACTGGGTAAGCCATTAAGTCATCTATGAATAAATAGATCAGGTACATGCCTTTCAGAATTAATCATATTCTGATGTCGTACAAACATAAAAATCAGGCAAAAAAATCATGTCAGTTGGCTTTAGGCTTCTAGAACTACGGTGGTATGAGAAGTAAACCATCAGTGCTCTAATTTGGTTATCAGGCTCACTAATGAACCAGATTAGATACCAGTTGGTCACATTTGCATGGCATAAGTGGTGATTGTGTGTTTATCTTCAAGGTCCCAGACCTCATTGCAGAGCTTGCCTGCAACTAGAGAGGCTCCCCTCATGGAGGAGCCTCTAAAGGCTCTTTTTGGGGTAACGGAAGAGAGCCTCCTGATATCCCTGGTTGAGGGTCACTCCAACCccacctcctccagctcctccgatTTGAGCTGTGCTATCGTGAGAGAGGTAGTACACCAGCTTAACTCTGGCCTCTCAGTGGCCATTCAGGCCAGCTCGGGGAATTGCCCCCCTATGGACAGTCAGGACATAGCAGCAGGCAAGGAAGTCATTCGGGTAGTCTCGGTGCAGATCCTGGCCGAGCTACAGAGCCAAACGTCTGAGCCAGAGTGGGTAGGGTTTATCGAGCCCCTCATGGACCCTGTGACCGATGATGTGCTGGATGCCATTGTCGGCACAATGGACAAAATGGCACAGGACTTCAACATCCTATTGGATCTGGCCAAGAAGATGACAATCTTGGGGTCTAAATTTCTGACCAATCTTCAATGTGACCTTGATGTTGAGTGTCCATCTGGGAAAGAAGGGACCACTCACTTTCTCAAAGAGACTGGATCCTCTACCAGTGTGGTGGCCAGAAAGATTCAGACCCTCTCTAGCCCCGACTTTCAGTCTAAAGCCCTGAAGGCGGTGAGCACCATCCTTACAAGGAAAGTCAGCAGCTCTTCTGGCATGGCTCCTTCCTCTAGGCCTTCTAGTGCTGCTCCTAGCCTTACTGAAGCTCCCCTGAATACCAGCTGCATAGCCCTGACACCTGTAACCTCCACTGCCACAGTGATTGTTAAGGCATTTGTGGGAGGCATGGAGACGATAGCATCATTTGAAGGCACATGTGAAGCAGTTGATTGGCCAGTTCCTGTAAATGACCACAAAACAGGATCTTCACAGATGATAACCTTCTCTCTAGCCCGCACACTCTACGGCCGTATACGAGCAAAGCTGAGGGACCTTTTAACTCTATCCGCTCGAGAAGAAGTTGTGGCTAAGGATGCTTCTCTTCAGGAGTCTTCAGACACCCTGGAAAAGGCAACTGTTTCAACTGTTGAGGTCCAGTTACCCAGCACCGAACTTAGTAGAGTTCCCAGTGAGAGCCAACCaataccagctctctgtctctccaatcTGGATACCAGTACTCAAGAAGTTCTTAGCAGTGTTTTTTCCAtctacaagtcagagttatcaaaaGTGGAGAGTAAATCCTTGGCCGTTGTCAGTTCATCTGATGAGTCCCTAGAGGCTTGTTGGTTTGTTGATAGTGTCCTATCAAAGCTCGATGACTATACTATTTCCCAGTCACCCTCACCCAATGAAGACTTGAGCGTGAGTACTCAATATTCTCAACTGAGCTCAGAAGAGAGTGTCAGAATCACAGAGTCCTCTACTAGTCTGATTCAGAGCATTAAGAAGCTCTCTAGCAATGACTTCCAGACTCAGGCAGAAGAGGCAGTGAGTAAAGTGCTGATGAGATCCAGTCATTCCTTTATCACACAGATCAGCCATACTGGTCTTCAGAAAAGTCTGCAGGCTGGCTTATCATCTAGCTCACCATCAGAGATCCATGTCCTTTCAGAATCCATGTCCTCCATGTCCTCTGAGAATACAGCCTCTGGATTAGTGGAAACCTTTGTCAAAGGAATGGCGACTATTTTCCAGAAAAATGAGTCCACTGACACTGTGCTACTGGAAAGAAGTGGGAGAGTTTCGCAGTGCTCCCACGGGGGCTCCCAACTGGATGATACTGAATTGAGTGTTAAAATATCAGAGGAGAAGCTTTGGTCAACAGCTAAGACCATCTGCGTCAGTATGAAGAACACACTTAAGGATTTCTTCACAGGGCTGAAGCCACCCGGATCCGAAAGGACAGAAAATGCTTCTTCCAAAGAGACCCTTGGGGAAATCCTGGTTGCTATCCAGAGTGAAATCTCAAACTTAGGGCGAATGAAGGATTCCAGGGAGCTCCTTCAGATCAATGATATGGTAGGAACCATGCTGAAGGAGGTTGAGAAAAGTGAGGATGACAGTGAACACGTCTGCCAAGACATCCCTAGAACCTGTTCATCTTTGTCCACTTCTTTAAATGGTCGTAGTTCCTTGTCCAGCTCTTCAAAGAGTCCTAGGTCAGAGTGTGAGTTAGAGATCAACCTCCCTGGCACTCCCATCCCTGACGAAGTGCCTTTTGATCTGACCTGCCCCATCGTCAGGAGCTCCTGCATCGACACCAGGGTCTCTAAAATGCCAGAGATTTCTTCAAGTGACCTAAAGACAAAGATGATGGCACACACAGATGAACCCCTGCATCGTAACAGTCCAATGACTGACAGCAGTCGACCACCGAGTGCTAAAGCCTCTTTTCGATCCTCCACTCCGTCTTTCACCAGCAAGGGAACCTCTTTGGTACCAAAGGGAGATGGGATTGACattgaagagaaggaggagtgtatCCCCAGCAGCTCTGGCCATCTGAGGGAGCTCTTAATCATCCCGGACATCAGCAGTGCCTCTGCATTCCCACTGCAGTACTTGATGGACTCCAGCAAAGATGATGTCATCTGTTTGGTCGCCATACTGGTGATAAGGTTGCTATCGGAGATCAGACCCTCAACCCTAGATGGACCCTCCCAACAGGCAGCAGACGTGACAGCAACATCTCAGCAACTCATCAGACAAGTCCTGTCTGAGTTCTGTGCTGCATCTAGATTCTCCAGGACACAGGCATATTCCCAGAACCTGAACATCCAAAGGGTGTTCAGAGGTGTACATAAAAACCTCATGGAGGAGTTTGGCTCTTATAACACCCTGCAAGCAGCTATTTCCtcccaggaccctgcatttgacaGAGTCCTGGTAAAGTCCTTGACCCAGCAGCTGGTACAGGGATGCAAGGAGGCGTCAAGACCAGCTTCTGCTGCAACAAACCCATCAGAccaggctgagacagagaggggggctgAGCAGAAAGCAAGAAGGAGCTTCCTTTGCTTTTCAATGACCAAACTCAGGATCAACTTCAAGGTATAGCAGGGAGTTAG includes these proteins:
- the LOC116365366 gene encoding uncharacterized protein LOC116365366; its protein translation is MKQRTHETNKNRTGGKAKRKSSGRAKKTSVEEDSSIGAGPRLLHVGVFSDTRVWFPGKGSIIEQLEKEAQRTLMPSLKIETCCAPILLSFLRSLTDDQWRVIQHGMKNNLTFEQLSMLCLKIVKVVTQTALRILLPALARIMGVNLRSGATSPESQCSLTGSEDSLGSLDEREKRLLTSEMNYWTKERRRNGSAGCRHKSTRRTSSPCCSPKRSQTSLQSLPATREAPLMEEPLKALFGVTEESLLISLVEGHSNPTSSSSSDLSCAIVERGSTPA
- the LOC109873453 gene encoding uncharacterized protein LOC109873453 — encoded protein: MPSLKIETCCAPILLSFLRSLTDDQWRVIQHGMKNNLTFEQLSMLCLKIVKVVTQTALRILLPALARIMGVNLRSGATSPESQCSLTGSEDSLGSLDEREKRLLTSEMNYWTKERRRNGSAGCRHKSTRRTSSPCCSPKRSQTSLQSLPATREAPLMEEPLKALFGVTEESLLISLVEGHSNPTSSSSSDLSCAIVREVVHQLNSGLSVAIQASSGNCPPMDSQDIAAGKEVIRVVSVQILAELQSQTSEPEWVGFIEPLMDPVTDDVLDAIVGTMDKMAQDFNILLDLAKKMTILGSKFLTNLQCDLDVECPSGKEGTTHFLKETGSSTSVVARKIQTLSSPDFQSKALKAVSTILTRKVSSSSGMAPSSRPSSAAPSLTEAPLNTSCIALTPVTSTATVIVKAFVGGMETIASFEGTCEAVDWPVPVNDHKTGSSQMITFSLARTLYGRIRAKLRDLLTLSAREEVVAKDASLQESSDTLEKATVSTVEVQLPSTELSRVPSESQPIPALCLSNLDTSTQEVLSSVFSIYKSELSKVESKSLAVVSSSDESLEACWFVDSVLSKLDDYTISQSPSPNEDLSVSTQYSQLSSEESVRITESSTSLIQSIKKLSSNDFQTQAEEAVSKVLMRSSHSFITQISHTGLQKSLQAGLSSSSPSEIHVLSESMSSMSSENTASGLVETFVKGMATIFQKNESTDTVLLERSGRVSQCSHGGSQLDDTELSVKISEEKLWSTAKTICVSMKNTLKDFFTGLKPPGSERTENASSKETLGEILVAIQSEISNLGRMKDSRELLQINDMVGTMLKEVEKSEDDSEHVCQDIPRTCSSLSTSLNGRSSLSSSSKSPRSECELEINLPGTPIPDEVPFDLTCPIVRSSCIDTRVSKMPEISSSDLKTKMMAHTDEPLHRNSPMTDSSRPPSAKASFRSSTPSFTSKGTSLVPKGDGIDIEEKEECIPSSSGHLRELLIIPDISSASAFPLQYLMDSSKDDVICLVAILVIRLLSEIRPSTLDGPSQQAADVTATSQQLIRQVLSEFCAASRFSRTQAYSQNLNIQRVFRGVHKNLMEEFGSYNTLQAAISSQDPAFDRVLVKSLTQQLVQGCKEASRPASAATNPSDQAETERGAEQKARRSFLCFSMTKLRINFKRSKRGNKKDCHSVQEQTEIPSTDGHCIAPVGEVSPSISQPVKKRSLIVRVFSAMMKPFRRFNKKNL